A stretch of the Psychroserpens sp. Hel_I_66 genome encodes the following:
- a CDS encoding S41 family peptidase gives MWNRPILSIILVSISCFLSCSSEKDICNLSSEEAISEIEKIEILLNDNSPYMNINNVRVKKALDIFIDNLNEKDKISKNEFSNKLKSVLAELGDRHFLLEYQGECNKEIKYYLPFSVAPWEGDKAIALIKKPKITFSYFLDNYPLLISINDQEIESFLKENDPENKHAPNLSKQALGIEKLNEFHKIKSGFNVDDKIKFTFSSMDSKSDTTMVLSLTESKNKWRDVNSFLSYSEGNEKINSLLFKKYENEVAYIKIPEMYSYSKDEDFFKWLNQKMDTVRDSNALILDLRNNSGGNRDLIDFFSKYFIAPNKNVIGNLSRYRGNVSQDTKEGLQSRNLFAYDVFKDDESKQAIDSFSQIFKPAVGIDEKLYSEYYYMVMSNKDNGNSHYFNYPVYIMTNEMTFSAASVFASSFKYLDNINIVGVSTDGASGMKKTYELPNSEIRITMSHMLSYQKDGELFDGTGTAPDIEIKRSVDQILGLEDFQLKKLLEIINSTEQ, from the coding sequence ATGTGGAATCGCCCAATTTTATCAATCATACTTGTTAGTATCAGCTGTTTCCTTAGTTGCAGTTCAGAAAAGGATATTTGTAATCTCTCAAGTGAGGAGGCTATTTCGGAAATAGAAAAAATAGAGATTCTTCTTAACGATAATTCTCCTTATATGAATATTAATAATGTTAGAGTCAAAAAGGCATTAGATATTTTTATTGACAATCTTAATGAAAAGGATAAAATAAGCAAAAATGAGTTTTCAAATAAACTCAAATCAGTACTGGCAGAGTTGGGTGATAGACATTTTTTATTGGAATATCAGGGAGAATGTAATAAAGAAATTAAATATTACTTACCATTTTCTGTAGCTCCTTGGGAAGGTGATAAAGCAATAGCGCTAATTAAAAAGCCAAAAATTACGTTTTCTTATTTTCTAGATAATTATCCCTTATTAATAAGTATTAATGATCAAGAAATTGAAAGTTTTTTAAAAGAGAATGATCCCGAGAATAAACACGCACCTAATTTATCTAAGCAAGCTTTGGGTATAGAGAAATTGAATGAATTTCATAAAATCAAATCTGGTTTTAACGTAGATGATAAAATTAAATTCACTTTTTCTAGTATGGATTCCAAATCAGACACTACAATGGTTTTGAGTTTGACTGAATCCAAAAATAAGTGGCGGGACGTTAATAGTTTTTTGTCTTACAGCGAGGGTAATGAAAAAATAAATAGCTTACTGTTCAAAAAATATGAAAATGAAGTCGCTTATATTAAGATCCCAGAAATGTATAGTTATTCAAAAGATGAAGATTTTTTTAAATGGCTGAATCAAAAAATGGATACAGTAAGGGATTCTAATGCTTTGATTCTGGATCTTAGAAATAATTCTGGCGGAAATAGGGATTTAATAGATTTTTTTTCCAAATACTTCATAGCACCAAATAAGAATGTCATAGGTAATTTATCTCGATATAGAGGAAATGTATCACAAGACACAAAAGAGGGTCTTCAATCAAGGAACTTGTTCGCATATGATGTTTTTAAGGATGATGAGTCAAAACAAGCAATTGATAGTTTTTCACAAATTTTTAAGCCTGCTGTTGGAATAGATGAAAAACTTTATAGTGAATATTATTACATGGTAATGAGCAATAAGGATAATGGTAATTCTCATTACTTTAATTATCCTGTCTATATCATGACGAACGAAATGACTTTTAGCGCAGCAAGTGTTTTTGCTTCTTCATTCAAGTATTTAGATAATATAAATATTGTTGGTGTGTCTACAGATGGGGCAAGTGGTATGAAAAAAACATATGAACTTCCGAATTCGGAAATACGAATTACTATGTCTCACATGCTATCTTACCAAAAAGATGGAGAGTTATTTGATGGCACAGGAACAGCCCCTGATATTGAAATTAAAAGATCAGTAGATCAAATACTTGGTCTTGAAGATTTTCAATTAAAAAAATTATTAGAGATCATTAACAGTACCGAGCAATAG